The Terriglobales bacterium genome contains a region encoding:
- a CDS encoding histidine phosphatase family protein has product MSEVLPVVYIARHGNTAWTHTGQHTGLTDLPLTPDGERNAVRLGERLKGMKFAKVFTSPLRRASRTCELSGFGSGAEVDPDLVEWNYGQYEGLTSPEILEKHPDWQLFRDGAPDGESPEEIGERADRVVRRVRSVAGDVLLFSSGHFIRVLTARWLALGPGSGGKYFLLNPASLSALSYEHNLSRPVIRLWNDDHHVAA; this is encoded by the coding sequence ATGAGCGAAGTACTTCCAGTGGTGTATATAGCGCGGCACGGCAACACGGCCTGGACTCACACCGGGCAGCATACCGGCCTTACGGATCTGCCCCTGACTCCCGACGGCGAGCGGAACGCTGTGCGGCTCGGAGAACGGCTGAAGGGCATGAAATTTGCCAAAGTGTTTACTAGTCCGTTGCGCCGCGCGTCTCGAACCTGCGAGCTTTCTGGGTTCGGATCCGGAGCCGAAGTCGATCCCGACCTCGTGGAATGGAACTACGGTCAATACGAAGGACTCACCTCCCCCGAAATCCTGGAAAAGCATCCAGACTGGCAATTGTTCCGCGACGGCGCACCAGACGGCGAATCGCCCGAAGAAATCGGCGAGCGCGCCGACCGTGTGGTGCGGCGTGTCCGTAGCGTCGCGGGAGACGTACTGCTCTTTTCCAGCGGACACTTTATTCGGGTGTTGACCGCGCGCTGGCTGGCGCTTGGTCCAGGGTCCGGAGGAAAGTATTTTCTGCTGAATCCGGCGAGCCTGAGCGCCCTCAGTTACGAGCACAATTTGTCCCGGCCCGTGATCCGTCTGTGGAACGACGATCATCACGTGGCGGCATAA
- a CDS encoding acetate kinase, with product MKILVLNSGSSSQKACLYEIGATLPESPPACLWEGKVEFGDGTATLAVKNSHGVVQKEQIQASSREQVVRHLLNTLSEGSARVLTSVSGIDAVGHRIVHGGPNFETPVTVTPAVRSAIAGVSELAPLHIPPELEGMDIVESILGSVPQVAVFDTGFHRHLPAAAAIYPGPYDWFESGIRRYGFHGINHQYCAARAAQLLKKDPKSLKLVTCHLGNGCSITAIDGGRSVDTTMGFTPLDGLMMGTRSGAVDPGILIYLMRQSHLGAEQFDQVLNQKSGLLGISGLSGDMREILAAMQRGHKRAKLAFDIFVHRLRTAIGGMAAVLGGMDALVFTAGVGENSPDVRAAACSTLGFLGLKLDNELNARPVLDQEISTTDSKVRVLVIRAEEDWAIAEECWKLTNVAVHVGTAG from the coding sequence ATGAAAATTCTCGTGCTCAACTCTGGTTCGAGCAGCCAAAAAGCCTGCCTTTACGAAATTGGCGCGACACTCCCGGAGAGTCCACCCGCTTGCCTCTGGGAGGGTAAAGTCGAGTTTGGCGACGGCACCGCCACTCTTGCGGTGAAGAACTCGCACGGAGTCGTTCAGAAAGAACAAATCCAGGCCTCCTCCCGTGAGCAGGTCGTCAGGCATTTGTTAAACACGTTGAGCGAAGGAAGCGCGCGTGTCCTGACTTCCGTTTCTGGGATCGATGCGGTGGGACACCGCATCGTCCACGGTGGGCCGAACTTCGAGACGCCCGTGACGGTTACGCCCGCGGTGCGTTCAGCAATCGCCGGCGTGTCAGAGCTCGCTCCACTGCATATTCCTCCCGAACTGGAGGGCATGGATATTGTCGAGAGCATTTTAGGATCTGTTCCGCAGGTAGCCGTCTTCGATACAGGATTTCATCGCCACCTGCCGGCAGCGGCGGCAATTTATCCGGGACCGTACGACTGGTTCGAGAGCGGCATTCGCCGCTACGGATTTCACGGCATCAATCATCAGTACTGCGCCGCACGTGCGGCTCAACTGCTAAAAAAGGACCCTAAATCGCTCAAACTTGTTACGTGCCATTTAGGGAACGGGTGCTCTATCACCGCGATTGATGGAGGCCGCAGTGTTGATACCACAATGGGATTCACTCCTTTGGACGGACTGATGATGGGAACGCGCTCGGGCGCGGTGGATCCTGGAATCCTGATCTACCTGATGCGCCAAAGTCACCTCGGTGCCGAGCAGTTCGACCAGGTGCTGAATCAAAAGTCGGGTCTGCTTGGAATCTCAGGCCTCTCCGGCGATATGCGTGAAATCCTGGCTGCCATGCAACGCGGTCACAAGCGAGCGAAGCTGGCATTCGATATTTTTGTGCATCGCTTACGAACGGCTATCGGAGGCATGGCTGCGGTGTTGGGTGGAATGGATGCGCTAGTGTTTACTGCCGGAGTAGGTGAGAACTCCCCAGATGTGCGGGCTGCAGCCTGCAGCACGCTGGGATTTCTCGGTCTCAAACTTGATAACGAATTAAATGCACGGCCAGTACTCGATCAGGAGATCTCAACCACTGACTCCAAGGTCCGAGTTCTAGTCATTCGTGCCGAGGAAGATTGGGCAATTGCGGAGGAATGTTGGAAGCTCACCAATGTCGCGGTGCACGTGGGTACAGCAGGTTAA
- a CDS encoding universal stress protein produces MQSASWLSEVPQRLSVSTDQVTVTNMLLATDFSECSARALDFALGIASRYESQLHLFHCIDPTPYRLADPDVVWKTRDDAQSELEGLVSRLRDQSRAKNLEVKVMVEVGDLSEILPQAVKDLDLDLIVVGTHGRTGWSKLVLGSVAELAIDQVFCPVLSVGPSSSRTRIQQFGPGNILLVSEASTRSQLAEKYAFSLARKYGSRLTVVDVLENRSGRVVAEVSQIECCQTELSDSSPNRALTSLSQLPSEIGTQSDLILQVADRTAADLVVLAVPESHRFTERFVSTNSYRVVCGAPCPVLTVRTR; encoded by the coding sequence ATGCAGTCAGCAAGTTGGCTTTCAGAAGTGCCACAACGGTTATCTGTCTCGACCGATCAGGTGACCGTGACCAATATGCTGCTGGCCACAGATTTCTCGGAATGTTCGGCGCGTGCCCTCGACTTTGCGCTGGGAATCGCCAGCCGCTACGAATCGCAGTTACATCTTTTTCACTGCATTGATCCCACGCCGTACAGGCTCGCGGACCCCGATGTAGTTTGGAAGACCCGCGACGATGCTCAGAGCGAACTTGAAGGGCTAGTGTCGCGCCTTCGCGACCAGAGCCGGGCAAAAAATCTTGAAGTTAAGGTAATGGTCGAGGTCGGAGATCTGAGCGAGATTCTTCCGCAAGCTGTGAAGGATCTCGACCTCGATCTGATCGTTGTTGGTACACACGGACGAACTGGCTGGAGCAAACTAGTTCTGGGATCGGTTGCCGAACTCGCTATAGACCAAGTTTTCTGTCCAGTTCTGAGCGTGGGGCCTTCTTCTAGTCGGACACGGATACAGCAATTCGGACCAGGAAATATCCTGTTGGTAAGCGAGGCCTCCACGCGTTCCCAACTCGCGGAAAAGTATGCCTTTTCCCTTGCGCGCAAATACGGCTCCCGGCTCACCGTAGTTGATGTTCTCGAAAACCGATCGGGGCGTGTTGTCGCGGAAGTATCTCAGATCGAATGCTGTCAAACTGAGCTGAGCGACTCTAGTCCAAATAGGGCACTGACGAGCCTTTCGCAATTGCCAAGCGAGATCGGCACACAGAGCGATCTCATCTTGCAGGTAGCTGATCGCACGGCCGCCGATTTAGTTGTGCTTGCCGTGCCGGAGAGTCACAGATTTACCGAACGTTTTGTGTCTACCAATTCATATCGAGTAGTTTGCGGTGCTCCTTGTCCAGTGTTAACCGTGCGAACTCGATAG
- a CDS encoding AI-2E family transporter, whose protein sequence is MPRGFLAHGQLKMAFPERRTADILLTILFFAMVCVAVYGARRIILIFVFAVFFAYLINPLVKFLQRHSLFFRNLRGPAVVEVYLAFVILMALLGYEFAPGLARNTVKLVDQVPVLLDGLSTGNIATELRGEYGWSEEQEFRFRAFLTRHKGDIQGLVTTTDRYLSNAARVLGLLFVIPILAIFFLRDGDHIADIFIQLFFPTNLRPRIRAVARELHIMLTQYMRAQVLLCGLSFLFYSGAMLLLRFPHAIALGFLGGLLEFIPAVGWISTFAAVIGIGILNHSHWILMAALLGVWRVIQDYYTTPRIMGHHLKIHPLAAIFGVLVGAEIGGIVGIYLAVPMMASMRVIWRAYAAEQSGPGRHAHFDVDGKVPELLETGTI, encoded by the coding sequence GTGCCGCGCGGATTTCTCGCGCATGGACAACTAAAAATGGCATTTCCCGAGCGCCGTACGGCGGACATCCTCCTAACCATACTGTTCTTTGCAATGGTGTGCGTAGCCGTCTACGGTGCTCGTCGCATCATCCTGATCTTCGTGTTTGCCGTATTTTTCGCTTACTTGATTAATCCCCTCGTCAAGTTCCTGCAACGGCATTCTCTGTTTTTCAGGAATTTGAGGGGGCCCGCGGTGGTGGAGGTGTACCTCGCCTTTGTGATTTTGATGGCTCTACTGGGATATGAGTTCGCACCAGGTCTGGCCAGGAATACCGTGAAGCTGGTGGATCAGGTGCCGGTCCTGCTCGACGGCCTCTCCACCGGAAATATAGCGACCGAACTGAGAGGGGAATACGGCTGGAGCGAAGAACAAGAATTCCGCTTCAGGGCATTCTTAACCAGGCACAAAGGGGATATTCAGGGCCTCGTAACAACGACCGATCGTTATCTTTCGAACGCCGCGCGAGTCCTCGGTTTGTTGTTTGTAATTCCCATCCTGGCGATCTTCTTTTTGCGCGACGGCGATCACATCGCGGACATCTTCATTCAGCTATTCTTCCCCACGAACCTGCGTCCCAGAATTCGTGCCGTAGCGCGCGAACTGCACATAATGCTCACTCAATATATGAGGGCGCAAGTACTTCTTTGCGGTCTTTCCTTTCTCTTTTATTCGGGAGCGATGCTCCTTCTGCGATTTCCGCACGCCATAGCATTGGGCTTTCTGGGCGGATTGTTGGAGTTCATCCCCGCGGTTGGTTGGATAAGCACATTCGCAGCGGTTATCGGCATCGGCATTCTGAATCACTCGCACTGGATCTTGATGGCGGCGTTGCTGGGAGTTTGGAGAGTGATTCAGGACTACTACACTACGCCGCGAATCATGGGACATCACTTGAAGATCCATCCTTTGGCTGCGATTTTCGGTGTGCTAGTTGGCGCAGAGATCGGAGGTATCGTGGGCATTTATCTCGCCGTGCCAATGATGGCGTCGATGCGTGTGATCTGGCGTGCATATGCTGCGGAGCAAAGCGGGCCGGGCCGTCATGCCCATTTCGACGTTGATGGGAAAGTGCCTGAGCTACTGGAGACCGGGACTATCTGA
- a CDS encoding TQO small subunit DoxD codes for MFSTFPDGWPGAGLLLLRAAGGAVLITQGTAYFSDRHQFGFLMLAVVAAMIAVGVLLLIGLLTRFVALVAAMIGVSSVFSWFPRSSIGPLESPTTAVLSAVIAVAVICLGAGALSLDARMFGRREIIIPPTSSRTSPL; via the coding sequence ATGTTCTCTACCTTTCCGGACGGGTGGCCGGGTGCAGGTCTTCTGCTTCTACGAGCGGCTGGGGGAGCTGTACTTATTACTCAAGGTACGGCCTACTTCAGTGATAGACATCAATTCGGATTCCTAATGTTAGCTGTCGTCGCTGCCATGATTGCAGTTGGCGTTCTGCTTCTGATCGGACTCCTTACTCGGTTCGTGGCATTAGTAGCCGCGATGATCGGCGTGAGCAGCGTTTTTTCCTGGTTTCCGAGATCCAGCATCGGCCCTCTTGAGTCCCCAACGACTGCTGTCTTGTCGGCAGTGATCGCCGTTGCTGTAATTTGCCTGGGCGCAGGCGCTTTGTCTCTTGACGCACGGATGTTTGGACGTCGGGAGATTATCATTCCCCCAACTTCATCGAGGACAAGTCCACTCTAA
- a CDS encoding response regulator transcription factor translates to MPEAAKIRVFSVDDHPLLHEGVATVIRNQPDMLLVSEASNGRDAIQRFREHLPDVTLMDLRLPDMSGIDAMIAIHSEFPAARIIILTTFAGDVEIQRALEAGARAYMLKSMPPKELVEVIRQVHAGKKRIPPEIAAHLAEHYSDETLTAREIEVLQKIAAGNRNRDIAEKLFITEETVKVHIKHIMEKLGASDRTQAVAIGVRRGIIQL, encoded by the coding sequence ATGCCCGAGGCGGCTAAAATTCGCGTCTTTAGCGTTGACGATCATCCTCTGCTGCACGAGGGTGTGGCTACAGTTATCAGAAATCAGCCGGACATGCTGCTGGTGAGTGAAGCGTCCAATGGGCGGGACGCCATTCAGCGATTTCGGGAACATCTCCCCGACGTAACCCTGATGGATCTTCGGCTTCCCGACATGAGCGGCATCGATGCGATGATCGCTATCCACTCAGAGTTTCCCGCAGCCCGCATCATCATTTTGACAACATTTGCCGGCGACGTGGAGATTCAGCGAGCCCTCGAAGCTGGAGCTCGCGCCTACATGCTGAAAAGTATGCCCCCGAAGGAACTGGTGGAGGTAATTCGTCAGGTGCATGCAGGTAAGAAGCGCATTCCACCGGAGATCGCAGCCCACTTGGCGGAGCATTACAGCGACGAGACTCTTACCGCACGGGAAATTGAGGTTCTCCAGAAAATTGCTGCCGGCAACCGGAACCGCGATATTGCCGAGAAGCTTTTCATCACAGAAGAAACCGTGAAAGTGCATATCAAGCACATCATGGAAAAGCTCGGCGCTTCCGATCGGACGCAGGCGGTCGCTATTGGTGTGCGGCGCGGGATCATCCAGCTCTGA
- a CDS encoding two-component regulator propeller domain-containing protein — MSTSRSDHFARRWLLEWAIAGLATVCFAVSVSAVNPNRMPSQYLHESWGIEKGFPGGAVSSFAQTPDGYLWIGTDKGLIRFDGLNFRKFDQATPSSSPIGAVRKLLADAQGNLWILLQNTKLLRYRDGVFDLIRGEAENGITAMGQKTGGAVLLSSLPMGTLTYTGERFVRVSPREEFSPSAGDATTPDDQSTRFSWSTSLAQHRVAIPNYAVTSVVDAGDGKIWLGAEQGGLFYLKDGRVSAVAKGLPRAKVNCLLPIQNSELWIGTSNGLLRWDGTELTRAGVPSPLLHLEVLSLIRDRDANIWVGTTRGLQRLNTHGVSALLRSTSADAAVTALFEDREGNIWIGSVRGIERLRDSAFVTYTVPDLKSQSIGPVYAGPDGQIWFAPIEGGLRRLKEGDLGTLRAAGLTQDIVYSIAGRGNDLWLGRQRGGLTHLHDSNGSFAAKTYTQADGLAQNSVSAVYESHDGTLWLGTLNSGVSELRNGHFKTYPTPSGLASNTVSSIVEGLDRTMWFGTPNGVSALSKTGWRSYSVRDGLPSQDVNSLLLDSTGALWIGTAEGLAFLSAGQVHAPKNVPDSLREQIYGMAEDRNGWLWVATANHVLQVKRSSLIEDVVGDNDVREYGIADGLGGTEGVKRHRSVVADTQGGIWFSTNRGLSMADPLRATVNSAPALVHVEAVLADGSPINLREPVQVSAAKQRTTFRYVGLSLGNSERVHYRYRLDGFDHGWNEAVTNREATYANLGAGSYRFRVMASNSDGLWNSSEAELAFEVEPTMWQTWWFRLSCVVFAGLLTLVLYRVRMHQVTRLLSIRFEERLAERTRIAHELHDTFLQGVLSVSMQLHVAVDQLPADSPSRPTLNRILQLSGQVVAEGRNMLRGLRSSIESAQDLKNSLSRIPEELGEEGVDFRVVVEGASLPLRPAIRDDVYSIGREALVNAFRHSGANNIDVHLQYATDHLRVLVQDDGGGIDPQVLHFGRDGHWGLSGMRERAERIGAKLRVLSRTGGGTEVDLRVPSDIAFEYSPSNSASSWFANIRWRRRNPSRPDNNYREG; from the coding sequence TTGAGTACCTCCCGTAGCGATCATTTTGCGCGGCGTTGGTTACTTGAATGGGCCATAGCTGGACTGGCTACAGTTTGTTTTGCGGTTTCGGTATCTGCGGTTAATCCAAATCGGATGCCGTCGCAATACCTTCACGAGTCCTGGGGAATTGAGAAAGGGTTTCCGGGCGGAGCAGTTTCATCTTTTGCCCAAACCCCCGATGGCTACCTCTGGATTGGGACAGACAAGGGCCTGATCCGTTTTGACGGTTTGAACTTCCGGAAATTCGATCAGGCAACTCCCTCCTCATCTCCGATTGGTGCAGTGCGGAAGCTTCTGGCTGACGCACAAGGAAATCTTTGGATCCTGCTGCAAAATACCAAGCTCCTGCGCTACCGCGATGGAGTGTTCGACCTTATCCGCGGCGAGGCTGAGAACGGCATCACGGCAATGGGTCAGAAAACGGGAGGAGCTGTGTTGCTTTCGTCACTCCCCATGGGCACTCTCACATATACCGGCGAACGATTTGTAAGAGTCTCACCGCGAGAGGAATTCTCTCCTTCCGCCGGGGATGCAACAACTCCTGACGACCAGTCAACGCGTTTCAGTTGGTCCACCAGTCTCGCCCAGCATCGCGTTGCCATACCAAACTATGCGGTCACCTCTGTGGTCGACGCCGGCGACGGAAAAATCTGGTTAGGAGCAGAGCAGGGCGGGCTGTTCTACCTGAAAGATGGGCGTGTCTCCGCAGTGGCCAAGGGACTGCCCAGGGCTAAAGTCAACTGCCTGCTGCCTATCCAAAACTCTGAATTGTGGATCGGAACCAGCAATGGTCTGTTGCGTTGGGACGGAACCGAACTCACTCGCGCAGGTGTGCCGTCCCCCCTCCTTCATCTTGAAGTGCTCTCCCTGATTCGAGACCGGGACGCGAACATCTGGGTGGGCACGACTCGCGGGCTGCAGCGTCTCAATACTCACGGTGTTTCCGCGTTGCTCAGAAGTACTTCCGCCGACGCTGCCGTGACTGCGCTGTTCGAAGACAGGGAAGGAAACATTTGGATTGGTAGTGTGCGAGGCATTGAGCGCCTCCGTGACAGCGCGTTTGTTACCTACACAGTTCCCGATTTGAAATCGCAAAGTATAGGGCCAGTGTACGCCGGCCCTGACGGTCAGATTTGGTTTGCGCCCATCGAGGGCGGCTTGCGGAGACTGAAGGAAGGAGATCTCGGAACTCTCAGGGCTGCCGGGTTGACTCAGGATATTGTCTACTCAATCGCCGGCCGGGGAAACGACTTGTGGCTCGGACGACAGCGTGGCGGGCTGACGCATCTGCACGATTCCAACGGTTCGTTTGCGGCCAAGACGTACACGCAGGCCGATGGGCTGGCTCAAAACAGCGTCTCTGCAGTTTACGAAAGTCACGATGGAACGCTCTGGTTGGGGACGCTGAATAGCGGCGTGAGCGAACTGCGGAACGGCCATTTCAAAACCTACCCGACTCCGAGCGGATTGGCGTCGAACACCGTGTCCTCGATTGTCGAGGGACTCGATCGAACGATGTGGTTTGGCACCCCCAATGGTGTGAGTGCGCTGTCTAAGACTGGCTGGCGTAGTTACAGCGTTCGCGACGGGTTGCCTTCTCAGGACGTCAACTCACTACTGCTGGATTCGACAGGGGCGCTGTGGATTGGAACTGCCGAAGGCCTCGCCTTTCTTAGCGCGGGGCAGGTCCACGCGCCGAAAAACGTGCCCGACTCGCTGCGCGAGCAGATATACGGAATGGCGGAAGACAGGAACGGATGGCTCTGGGTTGCAACCGCGAATCATGTGCTGCAGGTGAAACGCAGCAGCTTAATTGAGGACGTAGTGGGTGACAATGATGTGCGCGAGTACGGCATCGCGGATGGACTGGGCGGTACCGAAGGAGTAAAGCGGCACCGATCGGTTGTCGCCGATACGCAGGGGGGTATTTGGTTTTCCACGAATCGTGGTCTTTCCATGGCTGATCCGCTGCGGGCGACCGTCAATTCCGCACCGGCTCTCGTTCACGTTGAGGCAGTTTTGGCCGATGGCAGTCCGATCAATCTCCGAGAACCTGTCCAGGTTTCGGCAGCAAAACAAAGAACTACGTTTCGCTATGTGGGGCTGAGTCTCGGCAACTCTGAGCGGGTCCACTACCGTTACCGACTGGACGGCTTTGATCACGGCTGGAATGAAGCTGTGACGAACCGGGAAGCCACCTACGCAAACCTCGGGGCGGGTTCATACCGGTTCCGTGTGATGGCCAGTAACAGTGATGGCCTGTGGAACAGCTCGGAGGCTGAGTTGGCCTTCGAAGTTGAGCCAACCATGTGGCAAACGTGGTGGTTTCGGTTGAGTTGTGTGGTTTTCGCCGGGTTGCTGACCTTGGTGCTCTACCGGGTACGCATGCACCAGGTGACCCGGCTGCTTAGTATTCGCTTTGAGGAGAGGCTTGCCGAACGAACCCGCATCGCACACGAGCTGCATGACACGTTTCTGCAAGGCGTCCTCAGCGTGTCTATGCAGCTTCACGTTGCGGTGGATCAATTGCCCGCCGATTCTCCGTCACGTCCCACTCTGAATCGGATTTTGCAATTGTCAGGACAAGTCGTCGCTGAAGGCCGCAACATGCTGCGAGGACTGCGATCTTCGATCGAGAGCGCACAGGATCTGAAGAATTCACTCTCACGAATTCCCGAGGAACTGGGTGAGGAAGGAGTTGATTTCCGCGTCGTAGTCGAAGGTGCTTCTTTACCGTTGCGGCCCGCGATCCGTGACGACGTTTACAGCATAGGCCGGGAAGCATTGGTGAATGCATTCCGCCATTCGGGAGCCAACAACATCGATGTTCACCTTCAGTATGCAACAGACCACTTGCGAGTTCTCGTCCAGGACGATGGCGGCGGGATCGATCCTCAGGTTCTGCATTTCGGACGCGATGGACACTGGGGACTTTCAGGCATGCGGGAACGAGCCGAGAGGATCGGAGCGAAGCTGCGGGTGCTGAGTCGCACTGGAGGTGGAACTGAAGTCGACCTGCGCGTCCCCAGCGACATTGCTTTCGAATACAGTCCTTCGAATTCAGCTTCCTCGTGGTTTGCAAACATCCGCTGGCGACGGAGAAACCCAAGCCGTCCCGACAATAATTACCGGGAAGGATGA
- a CDS encoding AAA family ATPase, with amino-acid sequence MRNLTIALDPTRRNTEAAAFANSLHRNIVGQEHAVEEVAQIYQTFLAGLNPPGRPVANMLFLGPTGSGKTRVVEAMAQALFGDPRACIKIDCAEFQHSHEIAKLIGSPPGYLGHKETHPLLTQQAIDQWHTEKLKLSILLFDEIEKASDALWQLLLGVLDKGTLTLGDNRRVDLSQCIIIMTSNLGAAEMSNLANGRFGFSPKQEVVDDGFDEKIDRTAVEAARRKFTPEFMNRIDKVVVFKTLRSSHLQRILELELEMVQRRILGASGSKKFLFGCTESVKNFLLEEGTDAKYGARHLKRAIEKNLVSPLASLVATSQLKFGDFVRIDLDPEGRLIFTKEAEGAAIRKRDRNENEAGVTPIAAAANNSSAGLLGYGVI; translated from the coding sequence ATGAGAAATCTCACCATCGCGCTGGATCCTACGCGTCGCAACACAGAGGCGGCTGCGTTCGCGAATAGTCTGCACAGAAACATCGTTGGCCAGGAGCACGCCGTCGAAGAAGTAGCGCAGATATACCAGACGTTTCTGGCTGGGCTGAATCCTCCCGGACGTCCGGTGGCCAATATGCTGTTTCTGGGACCGACCGGTTCGGGCAAGACCCGCGTGGTGGAGGCGATGGCGCAGGCATTGTTTGGCGATCCTCGCGCCTGCATCAAGATCGACTGTGCTGAGTTTCAGCATTCTCATGAAATTGCCAAGCTGATCGGTTCTCCCCCGGGATACCTGGGCCATAAGGAGACTCATCCGTTGCTGACCCAGCAGGCCATTGATCAGTGGCACACCGAGAAGCTGAAGCTTTCCATACTGCTGTTTGACGAGATCGAAAAGGCTTCCGACGCATTGTGGCAGCTACTACTCGGAGTTTTGGATAAGGGGACTCTTACTTTGGGCGACAACCGTCGCGTGGATCTTTCGCAGTGCATCATTATTATGACGTCCAACCTCGGGGCGGCCGAGATGTCGAACCTGGCGAACGGCCGCTTCGGATTCTCACCGAAGCAGGAAGTCGTTGATGACGGATTTGACGAAAAGATCGACCGTACCGCGGTGGAAGCTGCACGGCGCAAGTTCACGCCGGAGTTCATGAACCGCATCGACAAGGTTGTCGTGTTCAAGACCTTGCGCTCATCACATCTGCAGCGGATCCTCGAACTCGAGTTGGAGATGGTGCAGCGGCGCATCCTGGGAGCATCCGGCTCGAAAAAATTCCTCTTCGGTTGCACAGAAAGCGTCAAGAACTTTCTTCTGGAAGAGGGTACCGACGCAAAGTATGGGGCTCGTCATTTGAAGCGGGCGATAGAAAAAAATCTCGTGTCTCCTCTTGCGAGTCTAGTAGCAACTTCGCAGTTAAAGTTTGGGGACTTCGTCAGAATCGATCTCGACCCGGAGGGCCGCCTCATTTTCACCAAGGAGGCCGAGGGAGCAGCAATCCGAAAACGGGATCGCAACGAGAATGAAGCAGGAGTGACGCCCATCGCAGCAGCCGCAAACAACTCGTCCGCGGGGCTGCTTGGGTACGGGGTCATTTAA